From one Geoalkalibacter halelectricus genomic stretch:
- a CDS encoding DUF1295 domain-containing protein: MNPFLLAALVLLIFMSAVFVLAMRLKNNSIVDIAYGLAFVLVGWITFAVYGDAHPRQLLILALVTLWGLRLAGHIFLRKQGEQGEDFRYRQWRQEWGKTIVWRSFLQIFMLQGAVVFVVALPILLIMQQPGPALGLLDVLGVLIWLIGFAFEAIGDWQLLRFKRNSARRGHIIQQGLWRYTRHPNYFGEATLWWGMLLIALTAPWGAIAILSPLLINFLLLKVSGIPMLEAKYRNHPEFEAYKQRTNGFFPWFPKPDRGEDHD; this comes from the coding sequence ATGAACCCCTTTTTGCTGGCCGCTTTGGTGCTTTTGATCTTTATGAGCGCGGTTTTCGTGCTGGCTATGCGGCTCAAGAACAACAGCATTGTGGATATCGCCTACGGGTTGGCGTTTGTCCTGGTCGGCTGGATCACTTTTGCCGTTTACGGCGATGCGCATCCGCGTCAGTTGCTGATTTTGGCTTTGGTTACTCTGTGGGGGCTTCGCTTGGCCGGGCACATCTTTTTGCGTAAGCAGGGAGAGCAGGGCGAGGATTTTCGCTACCGCCAGTGGCGGCAGGAGTGGGGCAAGACCATTGTGTGGCGCAGTTTCCTGCAGATCTTCATGCTGCAGGGCGCGGTGGTCTTTGTCGTGGCTCTGCCCATTTTATTGATCATGCAGCAGCCGGGCCCAGCACTGGGGCTGCTCGATGTCTTAGGAGTGCTTATCTGGCTGATCGGTTTTGCCTTTGAAGCGATCGGTGATTGGCAACTGCTGCGCTTCAAGCGCAATTCGGCCCGGCGTGGGCACATCATTCAGCAGGGGCTCTGGCGTTATACCCGGCATCCCAATTACTTCGGCGAGGCCACTCTGTGGTGGGGGATGCTGCTCATCGCTCTGACGGCGCCCTGGGGAGCCATCGCTATTCTCAGCCCGCTGTTGATTAACTTTTTGCTGCTGAAGGTCTCCGGGATACCCATGCTGGAAGCCAAGTACCGCAATCACCCCGAATTTGAGGCCTACAAACAGCGCACCAATGGGTTTTTCCCCTGGTTTCCCAAACCGGATCGTGGAGAGGATCATGACTGA
- a CDS encoding DUF2177 family protein — protein sequence MAADFLKLYLLTIPVFFAVDLLWLGVVAKNFYQNNLAHLLSPTVNWPAAFLFYFIYIAGILLFAVRPALFDQSLFKALLWGALFGFFTYATYDLTNLATLKDWPVKVVVVDIAWGTTLCALVASGSYLIGRWLQGG from the coding sequence ATGGCTGCTGACTTTCTCAAACTCTATTTGCTGACCATTCCGGTATTCTTTGCCGTCGATCTTCTCTGGCTGGGGGTGGTAGCGAAGAATTTTTATCAGAACAATCTGGCCCATCTGCTCAGCCCGACGGTCAATTGGCCGGCCGCCTTCCTGTTTTATTTCATCTACATTGCCGGGATTCTGCTGTTTGCCGTAAGGCCGGCGCTGTTTGACCAGTCCCTGTTCAAGGCTCTTTTGTGGGGGGCGCTGTTCGGCTTTTTCACCTACGCGACCTATGATCTGACCAACTTGGCCACGCTCAAGGATTGGCCCGTCAAAGTGGTGGTGGTCGATATTGCCTGGGGTACGACCCTGTGTGCGCTGGTCGCCTCGGGCAGTTACCTGATCGGGCGCTGGCTCCAGGGCGGTTGA